The nucleotide window TGCCGCATACCGATAAGCGAAGGCGCTCCTGCTCATGTCGCCCCAGAAATACAGCAGGCCCAGCACAAAGGGAACCGTTCCCAGGCAGTACAGCGCAAGCGCATGAATAGAGGAGGTGCGAACCAGATGAAACGCTTCCTCGATAATTTCGAGCGCCCCTTTCGGGGCAGGTTCTTTGCGGTCAATCTTCATGAGTCGAATAGCTCACTCCAATAGCTTTGCCGCCAGATATTGCCTTCATGAAACGAGGATGGCAACGCAATCAGACCGCGCCCCAGGAGGTAAAAGAATATCCAGATTATCAAGAAGGAAGAACACCACAGAACTGTTCGTGACAGGGAAGCCAGTCTCGCTTTGCGCTTCTTCTTTTTGCCCGTGATCTTTGCGAGGCAGGGCGCGCAGATCATCCTGTCTTCGTGTTCGGTAGCGCATTCCCGGCAATAGTAGCGATGGCATTCGAGGCATTGGGCCACGGCTTCGCGCCAGGCGTGATTGAAACAGCGTTGGCGGGAAAGATCGTGCATCTACAGTCCCTTGTCGGTTGCGGTCACGGCGGCTGTCGCGTAGCGAGCTACCCGGTTTCTCATCTTGTGCCGGAAAATAAGAATCAGGCCCACAACGGCCAAAAGAGAT belongs to Candidatus Abyssobacteria bacterium SURF_5 and includes:
- a CDS encoding rhomboid family protein; its protein translation is MHDLSRQRCFNHAWREAVAQCLECHRYYCRECATEHEDRMICAPCLAKITGKKKKRKARLASLSRTVLWCSSFLIIWIFFYLLGRGLIALPSSFHEGNIWRQSYWSELFDS